A genomic window from Bradyrhizobium lupini includes:
- a CDS encoding B12-binding domain-containing radical SAM protein translates to MRAESNGTSRRILCVFPRYTSSFGTFEHSYPLTDGVRAFMPPQGLLLLAAYLPEEWQVKFVDENLRRTTREEFEWAEAVFVSGMHIQRQQMNDICRRAHEFDLPVALGGPSVSACPNYYPSFDYLHVGELGDATNQLLEILSRDISRPETQVVLTTKDRVPMTEFPIPAYELADVKKYFLGSIQYSSGCPYQCEFCDIPGLYGRNPRLKSPEQIIAELDRLRECGMTDTVYFVDDNFIGNRKAALDLLPHLIEWQKRTGYMVRLACEATLNIAKRPEILEKMREAYFVTIFCGIETPDPDALKAMHKDHNMMVPILEGVQTINSYGMEVVSGIIMGLDTDKPNTSEALLAFVEESRIPLLTINLLQALPKTPLWDRLEREGRLVEDDGRDSNVDFLLPYDDVVASWKHAMAVAYEPEKVYGRFQYQCDHVYVHRLKMPTPDEMKTWTNIRRGLVMLRNIFWKVGVLGDYKRVFWKFALGRIKRGDLEGLIGCTLIAHHLITFARAASTGQQNASNYSIRLREASVPAE, encoded by the coding sequence ATGCGAGCTGAAAGTAACGGGACGTCCCGGCGGATTCTCTGCGTGTTTCCGCGATACACATCGTCGTTCGGGACGTTCGAGCATTCCTACCCACTAACCGATGGCGTCCGCGCCTTCATGCCGCCGCAGGGACTTTTGCTGCTCGCGGCCTATCTGCCCGAGGAATGGCAGGTCAAATTCGTCGACGAGAACCTTCGCCGTACGACCAGAGAAGAGTTCGAATGGGCCGAGGCGGTCTTCGTCAGCGGCATGCACATCCAGCGCCAGCAGATGAACGATATCTGCCGCCGCGCCCACGAGTTCGATCTGCCGGTCGCGCTCGGCGGCCCCTCCGTCAGCGCCTGCCCGAACTACTATCCATCCTTCGACTATCTCCATGTCGGCGAGCTCGGCGACGCCACCAATCAGCTGCTCGAGATACTGTCGCGCGACATCTCGCGTCCCGAGACCCAGGTGGTTCTGACCACCAAGGACCGCGTGCCGATGACGGAGTTTCCGATCCCGGCCTACGAGCTCGCCGACGTGAAGAAATACTTCCTCGGCAGCATCCAGTATTCCAGCGGCTGTCCGTATCAGTGCGAGTTCTGCGACATCCCCGGCCTCTATGGCCGCAACCCGCGCCTCAAGTCGCCGGAGCAGATCATCGCCGAACTCGACCGCCTGCGGGAATGCGGCATGACCGACACGGTCTATTTCGTCGACGACAATTTCATCGGCAACCGCAAGGCGGCGCTCGACCTCCTGCCGCATCTGATCGAATGGCAGAAGAGGACCGGCTACATGGTGCGGCTCGCCTGCGAGGCGACGCTCAACATCGCCAAGCGGCCGGAAATCCTCGAGAAGATGCGCGAGGCCTATTTCGTCACCATCTTCTGCGGCATCGAGACGCCCGACCCCGATGCGCTGAAGGCGATGCACAAGGACCACAACATGATGGTCCCGATCCTCGAGGGCGTGCAAACCATCAACTCCTACGGCATGGAGGTCGTGTCCGGCATCATCATGGGGCTCGACACCGACAAGCCGAACACTTCGGAGGCGCTGCTCGCCTTTGTCGAGGAGTCCCGAATTCCGCTGCTCACGATCAACCTGCTTCAGGCGTTGCCGAAGACGCCGCTGTGGGACCGTCTGGAGCGCGAGGGGCGCCTGGTCGAGGACGACGGGCGCGATTCCAATGTTGACTTCCTGTTGCCCTACGACGACGTCGTTGCGTCCTGGAAGCACGCCATGGCCGTCGCCTACGAGCCCGAGAAGGTCTACGGGCGCTTCCAGTATCAATGCGACCACGTTTACGTGCACCGCCTCAAGATGCCAACGCCGGACGAGATGAAGACCTGGACCAACATCAGGCGCGGCCTCGTCATGCTGCGAAACATCTTCTGGAAGGTCGGCGTGCTCGGCGACTACAAGCGCGTGTTCTGGAAGTTCGCGCTGGGCCGCATCAAGCGCGGCGATCTCGAAGGCCTGATCGGCTGCACCCTGATCGCGCACCATCTCATCACCTTTGCGCGGGCGGCCTCGACCGGCCAGCAGAACGCCTCGAACTATTCGATCCGGCTACGCGAGGCCTCCGTTCCCGCCGAATGA
- a CDS encoding RND family transporter, whose protein sequence is MLEKHSESEVHVDKVEQGPASSIAFGLERIGLIAVRAPIVSCVVLLVLIVGAVFGIHRIKIDDSLSQLFRSNTPEFRQYEAVTKKFPAEEFDVLVVVEGKTLLARNNLEKLRDFVTDMQLVEGTRGLVSLFSARQAPAPGKLPAALFPPELPEGEAYDKFIEGVKANEIIRGKLLSEDGTLALIVLSLDPEVVASNKLTKTVADIRALIKEDLSDTGLNVQLSGVPVMQLEIRNAVERDGLTYNILGILAGCVIAIIFFRKISFMVAAAFPPMIAILLALGALGWANFNLNMFLNVMTPLIMVISFSDSMQLTFAARDRLIAGQDKFTAFKNAVLVVGPACVLTHGTAGISFIALQFSDSDLIRKFGEAGLAATIIALVAVLSLVPVFGVLLVRNEKVFATKFQSADAGVQALRNFCYWIAVRMVGRPGLFSLIAVVFVAGLGVIYANLEPRYRLADQVPDKRQAVAASDRLDAKLTGANPVNVLIQFPKGESLYSPETLQTIADVHATVEKAAGVGNVWSVETLRRWLADKAGSADVATLKEYVSVIPEHLVRRFIDAEQDAVVVAGRVPDKDSSQLLPIVDKLDTELDAVRKKHPGYEVAVTGLAAIAARNSAGMIEKLNRGLTVEFALVAIFIGLAFRSWVVMFACILPGIFPVVMSGTVLWAMDEGLQFASVVALTVSFGLGLSATIHFLNRLRLESKPGVGSALAVERATVLVGPALILTTLVLACGLVVTVFSDLPSLRLFGWLSAFSMVMALVADLFILRPTAMWLINLHAKLQGTDKPAI, encoded by the coding sequence ATGCTCGAAAAGCACAGCGAGAGTGAGGTTCATGTCGACAAGGTCGAGCAGGGACCTGCGTCCTCGATCGCCTTCGGGCTGGAGCGCATCGGGCTGATCGCAGTCCGGGCGCCCATCGTCTCCTGCGTCGTCCTGCTCGTGCTAATCGTCGGCGCCGTGTTCGGCATCCACCGGATCAAGATCGACGATTCGCTCTCGCAGCTGTTCCGGTCCAACACGCCGGAATTCCGCCAGTACGAAGCGGTGACCAAGAAGTTCCCGGCCGAGGAATTCGACGTCCTCGTCGTAGTCGAGGGCAAGACCCTGCTGGCCCGGAACAACCTCGAGAAGCTGCGCGACTTCGTCACCGACATGCAGCTGGTCGAGGGTACGCGCGGACTGGTCTCGCTGTTCTCCGCGCGTCAGGCGCCCGCTCCGGGCAAGCTTCCCGCCGCACTGTTCCCGCCCGAGCTGCCCGAGGGCGAGGCCTATGACAAGTTCATCGAGGGCGTCAAAGCCAACGAGATCATCCGCGGCAAGCTGTTGTCCGAGGACGGCACGCTGGCGCTGATCGTACTGTCGCTCGATCCGGAGGTGGTCGCCTCCAACAAGCTGACCAAGACCGTCGCCGACATCCGCGCGCTGATAAAGGAAGACCTCAGTGACACCGGGCTCAACGTGCAGCTTTCCGGCGTGCCGGTGATGCAGCTCGAGATCCGCAACGCGGTCGAGCGCGACGGGCTCACCTACAACATCCTCGGCATTCTCGCCGGCTGTGTCATCGCCATCATCTTCTTCCGCAAAATCTCGTTCATGGTGGCGGCGGCGTTCCCGCCGATGATCGCGATCCTGCTGGCGCTCGGCGCGCTCGGCTGGGCCAATTTCAATCTCAACATGTTCCTGAACGTGATGACGCCGCTCATCATGGTCATCAGCTTCTCGGACTCGATGCAGCTCACCTTCGCCGCGCGCGACCGGCTGATCGCGGGCCAGGACAAGTTCACCGCATTCAAGAACGCGGTGCTGGTGGTGGGACCGGCCTGCGTGCTGACGCACGGCACCGCAGGCATTTCCTTCATCGCGCTCCAGTTCTCCGACTCCGATCTGATCCGCAAGTTCGGCGAGGCGGGTCTCGCCGCCACCATCATCGCGCTGGTTGCGGTGTTGTCGCTCGTGCCGGTGTTCGGCGTGCTGCTCGTGCGCAACGAGAAGGTCTTTGCGACCAAGTTCCAGAGCGCGGATGCCGGCGTACAAGCGCTGCGTAATTTCTGCTACTGGATCGCGGTGCGCATGGTGGGCCGTCCCGGCCTGTTCAGCCTGATCGCGGTGGTGTTCGTGGCGGGCCTCGGCGTCATCTACGCAAATCTGGAGCCGCGCTACCGGCTCGCCGACCAGGTGCCGGACAAGCGCCAAGCGGTCGCGGCCAGCGACCGGCTCGACGCCAAGCTCACCGGCGCCAACCCGGTCAACGTTCTGATCCAGTTCCCCAAGGGTGAATCGCTCTATTCGCCGGAGACGCTGCAGACCATCGCGGACGTGCACGCGACGGTGGAGAAGGCCGCCGGTGTCGGCAATGTCTGGTCGGTCGAGACCCTGCGCCGCTGGCTCGCGGACAAGGCCGGCAGCGCCGACGTCGCGACCCTGAAGGAATATGTCAGCGTCATTCCGGAGCATCTGGTGCGCCGGTTCATCGATGCCGAGCAGGACGCGGTCGTGGTCGCAGGTCGCGTGCCGGACAAGGATTCCAGCCAGCTCCTGCCGATCGTCGACAAGCTCGATACCGAGCTCGACGCCGTCCGCAAGAAGCATCCCGGCTATGAAGTGGCGGTCACGGGTCTTGCCGCGATTGCCGCGCGCAATTCGGCCGGCATGATCGAGAAGCTCAACCGCGGGCTCACCGTCGAATTCGCGCTGGTCGCGATTTTCATCGGCCTTGCCTTCCGTTCCTGGGTCGTGATGTTCGCCTGCATCCTGCCGGGCATCTTCCCCGTCGTGATGTCGGGAACAGTGCTGTGGGCGATGGACGAGGGACTGCAATTTGCCAGTGTCGTAGCTCTGACCGTTTCGTTCGGCCTGGGCTTAAGCGCCACCATCCACTTCCTCAACCGCCTCAGGCTCGAGAGCAAGCCGGGCGTCGGCTCGGCGCTCGCAGTGGAGCGCGCGACCGTGCTGGTCGGCCCGGCGTTGATCCTGACCACGTTGGTGCTGGCCTGCGGTCTCGTCGTCACGGTGTTCTCCGATCTGCCGTCGCTACGGCTGTTCGGCTGGCTCAGCGCCTTCTCGATGGTGATGGCGCTCGTCGCCGACCTCTTCATCCTGCGGCCGACGGCGATGTGGTTGATCAATCTGCACGCCAAGCTTCAGGGCACCGACAAGCCGGCGATCTGA
- a CDS encoding methyl-accepting chemotaxis protein has translation MKTDQSGNAAGLAGRFTLANKLYAIFALFALLTAAIAMLSDYNSRRGAELTTAIETANAAALNVERVNSLVYAVVMESRGVYMSTEPAVVKKYGEGLLKFNAQILDVVKRWETIVKADDAEQFATFKKRIEQFVEFRKELVRRGVEINAAAGREWGDNEANRAVRSALNKDLEALSKVYSERARQIAHETETNRILSFVLTCLAGVALALVVIGIVIIARSIARPLSAITATIKQVADGAENVVVPHSDRADEIGALARAIQIFQDAMGRNRNLASQVSQDSAAREERARHIEQSVDAFREAIGAIMRGLSDNASVMRETAQTITRVTADASSRAGTAANATEQASHNVTAVAGAAEELSASVVEIGRQVRQSASAVEQTGQRTEKSIAEIESLAAATQRIDGVLSLIQAIAEQTNLLALNATIEAARAGDAGRGFAVVAHEVKALAGQTAKATADISENVSMIQSSTRNAVDAVREIGGAVREINDVTSAIAGAIGQQDAATREISSNAQSAAQGNETLVANISSLRDAIGETDTAASSVLRAASSVTETAETLSREVEKFFQNLRAGAADGRIAKAG, from the coding sequence ATGAAAACCGACCAATCTGGGAATGCCGCCGGCCTCGCCGGCCGCTTCACGCTTGCCAACAAGCTCTACGCGATCTTCGCGCTGTTCGCGCTGCTCACGGCCGCGATCGCGATGCTGTCCGACTACAACAGCCGCCGCGGTGCCGAGCTGACCACCGCGATCGAGACCGCGAACGCCGCCGCGCTGAACGTTGAGCGGGTCAACTCGCTGGTCTATGCGGTCGTGATGGAATCACGCGGCGTCTACATGTCGACCGAACCGGCCGTGGTGAAGAAATACGGCGAGGGCCTGCTCAAGTTCAACGCCCAGATCCTCGACGTCGTGAAGCGCTGGGAGACCATCGTCAAGGCTGACGATGCCGAACAGTTCGCCACCTTCAAGAAGCGCATCGAGCAGTTCGTCGAGTTTCGCAAGGAGCTGGTGCGCCGCGGCGTCGAGATCAATGCGGCCGCGGGCCGCGAATGGGGCGACAACGAGGCCAACCGCGCCGTGCGCTCGGCGCTGAACAAGGATCTCGAGGCGCTGTCCAAAGTCTATTCCGAGCGCGCGAGGCAAATCGCGCACGAGACCGAGACCAATCGCATCCTGTCCTTCGTCCTGACCTGCCTCGCCGGCGTGGCGCTCGCCCTCGTCGTGATCGGCATCGTCATCATCGCCCGCTCGATCGCACGCCCGCTCTCCGCCATCACCGCGACCATCAAGCAGGTCGCTGACGGCGCCGAGAACGTCGTGGTGCCCCACTCTGACCGCGCCGACGAGATCGGCGCACTGGCGCGCGCGATCCAGATCTTCCAGGACGCGATGGGGCGCAACCGCAACCTCGCCTCGCAGGTCTCGCAGGACTCCGCCGCGCGCGAGGAGCGCGCCCGCCACATCGAGCAATCCGTCGACGCGTTTCGCGAGGCGATCGGCGCGATCATGCGCGGCCTCAGCGACAACGCCTCCGTCATGCGCGAGACGGCGCAGACCATCACCCGCGTCACCGCGGACGCGAGCAGTCGCGCCGGCACGGCGGCGAACGCCACCGAACAGGCATCGCACAACGTCACGGCGGTGGCAGGCGCGGCCGAGGAGCTGTCTGCGTCGGTGGTGGAGATCGGCCGGCAGGTGCGGCAATCCGCCAGCGCGGTCGAGCAGACCGGGCAGCGCACCGAGAAATCGATTGCCGAGATCGAGAGCCTGGCGGCCGCCACGCAACGCATCGACGGCGTGCTCAGCCTGATCCAGGCGATCGCCGAGCAGACCAATCTGCTCGCGCTCAATGCCACCATCGAAGCGGCGCGCGCGGGCGATGCTGGCCGCGGCTTTGCCGTCGTCGCACACGAAGTGAAGGCGCTCGCGGGGCAGACCGCGAAAGCGACCGCCGACATCAGCGAAAACGTCTCGATGATCCAGTCCTCCACCCGCAACGCGGTCGACGCCGTCCGCGAGATCGGCGGCGCGGTGCGCGAGATCAACGACGTCACCTCGGCGATCGCCGGCGCCATCGGCCAGCAGGACGCCGCCACGCGCGAGATCTCGTCCAACGCGCAATCGGCTGCCCAAGGCAACGAGACCCTCGTCGCCAACATCAGCTCGCTCCGCGACGCCATCGGCGAGACCGATACTGCAGCCTCCTCGGTGCTGAGGGCTGCGAGCAGCGTGACCGAGACGGCGGAGACGCTGTCGCGCGAGGTGGAGAAGTTCTTCCAGAACCTGCGCGCAGGCGCGGCGGACGGCCGCATCGCCAAGGCCGGGTAG
- the hpnC gene encoding squalene synthase HpnC — protein MTSASELRSGKGERDENFPVASWIIHPRHRALILAYYNFVRTADDIADHATLPPDEKLAYLDLLEAELLGKGDTQAEAVSLRHALAERGMASRHALDVLIAFRMDVTKLRYENWDEVIHYCRYSAMPVGRFMLDVHGESTSTWAASDALCAALQINNHLQDCGKDFRELNRVYLPRDALAASGASVEQLGLAQSPPAMLACLQALAVRNEALLAEGRSLAAEIRDFRLGVEVSVIQAYADRIVRLLKVRDPLRERVHLNKLELLTFSLAGMIGEVGRRTVGRKAISRPGTAHDA, from the coding sequence ATGACCTCTGCGAGCGAATTGCGATCCGGCAAGGGTGAGCGCGACGAGAATTTTCCCGTCGCGTCCTGGATCATTCATCCGCGTCATCGCGCGCTGATCCTGGCGTATTACAATTTCGTCCGCACCGCCGACGACATCGCCGACCACGCCACGCTGCCGCCGGACGAGAAGCTCGCTTATCTCGACCTGCTCGAGGCGGAATTGCTCGGCAAAGGCGACACCCAGGCCGAGGCCGTCAGCCTGCGGCACGCACTGGCCGAACGCGGCATGGCGTCGCGCCACGCGCTCGACGTGCTCATCGCGTTCCGTATGGACGTGACCAAGTTGCGCTACGAGAATTGGGACGAGGTCATCCATTATTGCCGCTACTCGGCGATGCCGGTCGGCCGCTTCATGCTCGACGTCCATGGTGAGAGCACCTCGACCTGGGCCGCGTCAGATGCGCTCTGCGCAGCGCTGCAGATCAACAACCACCTCCAGGATTGCGGCAAGGATTTCCGCGAGCTCAACCGCGTCTATCTGCCGCGCGATGCGCTGGCCGCGAGTGGCGCCTCGGTCGAGCAGCTCGGACTGGCGCAGTCGCCACCGGCGATGCTGGCCTGCCTTCAGGCTCTCGCCGTCCGCAACGAAGCGCTGCTCGCCGAGGGCAGGTCGCTAGCTGCGGAGATCCGGGATTTCCGCCTCGGCGTCGAGGTCTCGGTGATCCAGGCCTATGCCGACCGCATCGTGCGCCTGTTGAAGGTGCGCGATCCCCTGCGCGAGCGCGTGCACCTGAACAAGCTCGAGCTCCTCACCTTCAGCCTCGCCGGCATGATCGGCGAAGTCGGCCGCCGCACGGTCGGACGCAAGGCCATTTCCAGACCGGGGACTGCACATGACGCTTGA
- the hpnD gene encoding presqualene diphosphate synthase HpnD codes for MTLEATSPGANYGSTASGSSFYAAMRILPHDQREAMFQIYSFCRQVDDIADSDGPRDERLAALQAWRNDIDALYQGNPPPRLKDYVTSVKTFGLKREDFLAIVDGMEMDVPQDIRAPDMATLDLYCDRVASAVGRLSVRVFGLPEEDGIELAHHLGRALQLTNILRDIDEDAGLGRLYLPREALLHAGITSNDPDRVIVERALPKVCLPLAQRAKVYFEKSDEIMNRNRRRAVRAPRMMSKYYHAILDLLIARGFNAPREPVRVSKITRIAILLRYALI; via the coding sequence ATGACGCTTGAGGCGACCTCGCCCGGCGCCAATTATGGCTCGACCGCATCCGGCAGTTCGTTCTACGCCGCGATGCGCATCCTGCCGCACGACCAGCGTGAAGCGATGTTCCAGATCTACAGCTTCTGCCGCCAGGTCGACGACATCGCCGATTCCGATGGCCCGCGCGACGAACGGCTCGCCGCCCTTCAGGCGTGGCGCAACGACATCGATGCGCTCTACCAGGGCAATCCGCCGCCGCGGCTGAAGGACTACGTCACCTCGGTGAAGACCTTCGGCCTCAAGCGCGAGGATTTCCTCGCCATCGTCGACGGCATGGAGATGGACGTGCCGCAGGACATCCGCGCGCCCGACATGGCGACGCTGGATCTCTACTGCGATCGCGTCGCGAGCGCCGTAGGGCGGCTGTCGGTCCGGGTCTTCGGCTTGCCAGAAGAAGACGGCATCGAGCTCGCCCATCATCTCGGCCGCGCGCTCCAGCTCACCAACATCCTGCGCGACATCGACGAGGACGCGGGCCTCGGCCGGCTCTATCTGCCGCGCGAAGCGCTGCTGCATGCCGGCATCACCTCCAACGATCCGGACCGCGTGATCGTCGAGCGCGCGCTGCCGAAGGTCTGCCTGCCACTGGCGCAGCGCGCAAAGGTGTATTTCGAGAAGTCGGACGAGATCATGAACCGCAACCGGCGCCGCGCGGTGCGCGCGCCGCGGATGATGTCGAAATACTATCATGCCATTCTGGATCTCCTGATCGCGCGCGGGTTCAACGCACCGCGCGAGCCGGTGCGTGTGTCGAAGATCACACGTATCGCCATCCTGCTCCGATACGCTCTCATCTGA
- the eutC gene encoding ethanolamine ammonia-lyase subunit EutC, whose amino-acid sequence MSDPAIPRRPTLDLRSLTPARVALGRSGASLPTRALLDFTLDHARARDAVHAVFDAPRLVADLCALGLVVTEANSRAVDRGDYLRRPDLGRRLDAGSAESLARSASEPCQLALVIGDGLSAAAVHAHAAALVMRLLPLLAADDGVAIGHVVVASGARVALGDEIGAILGARMVAMLIGERPGLSAPDSLGAYLTFAPKPGRTDAERNCVSNIHKAGLSYDEAAFKIAWLVREGLAREVTGVALKDESADRAPRRIGTALPE is encoded by the coding sequence ATGTCTGATCCGGCCATCCCGCGTCGTCCGACCCTCGATCTGCGGTCGCTTACGCCCGCGCGCGTCGCGCTCGGGCGCAGCGGCGCGAGCCTGCCGACGCGGGCATTGCTCGATTTCACACTGGACCACGCCCGCGCCCGCGATGCCGTACACGCCGTGTTCGATGCGCCGCGGCTGGTCGCGGATCTCTGCGCGCTTGGCCTCGTCGTCACCGAGGCGAACAGCCGGGCGGTCGACCGCGGGGACTATCTGCGGCGGCCCGATCTGGGCAGACGGCTCGATGCCGGATCAGCCGAGTCCTTGGCGCGGAGCGCCTCGGAGCCGTGCCAACTCGCACTCGTGATTGGCGACGGCCTGTCGGCGGCGGCGGTCCACGCCCATGCGGCCGCGCTGGTGATGCGCCTGCTGCCGTTGCTCGCGGCCGACGATGGTGTCGCGATCGGCCATGTCGTCGTCGCCTCAGGCGCGCGCGTCGCGCTCGGCGACGAGATCGGCGCCATTCTCGGCGCGCGCATGGTCGCGATGCTGATCGGCGAGCGGCCGGGCCTGTCGGCGCCCGACAGTCTCGGCGCCTATCTAACTTTCGCCCCCAAGCCGGGTCGCACTGATGCCGAGCGCAATTGCGTGTCGAACATCCACAAGGCCGGGTTGAGCTATGACGAGGCCGCCTTCAAGATCGCCTGGCTGGTCCGCGAGGGGCTCGCGCGGGAAGTGACCGGTGTGGCGCTGAAGGACGAGAGCGCAGACCGCGCGCCGCGTCGAATTGGCACGGCTTTGCCCGAATGA
- a CDS encoding ethanolamine ammonia-lyase subunit EutB codes for MVYRHTIDATTYTFPDLRDLLAKATPPRSGDRLAGIAAASAEQMIAARMVLADVPLGQFLQEAVIPYETDEVTRLVIDSHDAKAFAPVASLTVGAFRDWLLSDAATPEILRKLAGGITPEMAAAVSKLMRNQDLILAARKCEVTTAFRNTIGLKGRMSTRLQPNHPFDDARGITASILDGILLGAGDACIGINPASDDPAVIGQLLRLLDEVIARLKIPTQACVLTHVTTTLSLIGQGAPVDLVFQSVAGTEAANRSFGVDLALLKEAQEAGLSQKRGTVGQNVMYFETGQGSALSANAHHGVDQQTCEARAYAVARAFAPLLVNSVVGFIGPEYLYDGKEIIRAGLEDHFCGKLLGLPLGIDICYTNHAEADQDDMDNLLTLLAAAGVTFIMGVPGADDVMLNYQSTSFHDALYVRDVFGLRRAPEFDDWLVRSGIAGPDFRLAGDAGLLPDFASRLIA; via the coding sequence TTGGTCTACCGCCACACCATCGACGCCACGACGTACACGTTCCCGGATTTGCGCGACCTGCTCGCCAAGGCGACGCCGCCGCGCTCCGGTGACCGGCTGGCCGGGATCGCCGCCGCCAGTGCCGAACAGATGATCGCGGCGCGGATGGTGCTGGCCGACGTCCCTCTCGGGCAGTTCTTACAGGAAGCCGTCATCCCCTATGAGACCGACGAGGTCACCCGCCTCGTTATCGACAGCCACGACGCCAAGGCGTTCGCGCCGGTGGCTTCGCTGACGGTCGGCGCCTTTCGCGACTGGCTGCTATCGGACGCCGCGACGCCCGAAATCCTACGCAAGCTGGCCGGCGGCATCACCCCGGAGATGGCGGCGGCGGTGTCGAAGCTGATGCGCAACCAGGATTTGATCCTGGCGGCGCGGAAATGCGAGGTCACCACCGCTTTCCGCAACACCATCGGTCTGAAGGGCCGGATGAGCACCCGGCTCCAGCCCAACCATCCCTTCGACGACGCCAGAGGGATCACCGCCTCCATCCTCGACGGCATCCTGCTCGGCGCCGGCGATGCCTGCATCGGCATCAACCCGGCGAGCGACGACCCGGCCGTGATCGGCCAATTGCTGCGGCTGCTCGACGAGGTCATCGCGCGGCTGAAGATCCCGACCCAGGCCTGCGTGCTGACCCATGTCACCACGACGCTGTCGCTGATCGGGCAGGGGGCGCCGGTCGACCTCGTGTTCCAGTCGGTCGCCGGCACCGAGGCCGCCAACCGCAGTTTCGGCGTCGACCTCGCGCTCCTCAAGGAGGCCCAAGAGGCCGGGCTGTCGCAGAAGCGCGGCACGGTCGGGCAGAACGTGATGTATTTCGAGACCGGGCAGGGCTCGGCGCTATCGGCCAATGCCCATCACGGCGTCGACCAGCAGACCTGCGAGGCCCGCGCCTATGCGGTGGCCCGCGCCTTTGCGCCCCTCCTGGTCAACAGCGTGGTTGGCTTCATCGGCCCGGAATATCTCTACGACGGCAAGGAAATCATCCGGGCCGGGCTGGAGGATCACTTTTGCGGCAAGCTGCTCGGCCTGCCGCTTGGGATCGACATCTGCTACACCAACCACGCCGAGGCGGACCAGGACGACATGGACAATCTGCTGACGCTGCTTGCGGCCGCCGGCGTCACCTTCATCATGGGTGTCCCCGGCGCCGATGACGTCATGCTGAACTATCAGTCCACGTCTTTTCACGACGCGCTCTATGTCCGCGACGTCTTCGGATTGCGTCGTGCGCCGGAATTCGACGACTGGCTGGTGCGGTCGGGCATTGCGGGCCCCGATTTCCGTCTTGCCGGCGATGCAGGCCTGCTGCCCGATTTTGCCTCACGGTTGATCGCGTGA